The proteins below come from a single bacterium genomic window:
- a CDS encoding alanine/ornithine racemase family PLP-dependent enzyme: MPTPRIEIDLGKIAHNAKTLKDLYGSKGIDITGVTKVVCGNPDIADVLLKSGITMLADSRLSNIIKMRDVGIDAQFLLLRTPFLSQAETVVKYADISLNSEISVIQKLSHFAVKHDATHQIILMVELGDLREGLMPADLENTIQQVLELEGIEFAGVGINLACFGGIKPDDDKMDCLSSIVRDIEEKFGLILEFVSGGNSANYNWFMSTKDIGRINNLRLGESIFLGRETLNREPIPGLFTDAFVLVAEVIESKIKPSLPSGEVGQDAFGNIPEFRDYGPMNRAILGIGLQDVPVSGLTPRLDVDILGASSDHLIINSKKLEIKVGHELEFDLNYGALLAAMTSPYIIKEHVAL, encoded by the coding sequence ATGCCAACTCCTAGAATAGAGATAGATCTCGGGAAGATAGCCCATAATGCAAAAACCCTGAAGGATCTGTATGGTTCAAAAGGCATCGATATAACAGGCGTCACAAAAGTTGTGTGCGGTAACCCTGATATTGCTGATGTTTTGTTAAAAAGCGGCATTACTATGCTCGCTGATTCACGACTATCCAATATTATCAAAATGCGTGATGTAGGAATTGATGCACAATTCCTTCTTCTCAGAACACCTTTCCTCAGTCAGGCTGAAACAGTTGTAAAGTATGCTGATATTAGTCTGAATTCTGAAATTTCAGTGATTCAAAAGTTGTCACATTTTGCGGTAAAACATGATGCCACGCATCAAATTATTTTAATGGTGGAGCTTGGCGATTTAAGGGAAGGTCTCATGCCAGCTGATTTAGAGAATACGATTCAACAGGTCTTGGAGCTCGAAGGCATTGAGTTTGCAGGTGTGGGAATAAATCTGGCTTGTTTTGGAGGAATCAAACCGGATGATGACAAAATGGACTGTTTGTCTTCTATCGTAAGGGATATTGAAGAAAAGTTCGGACTGATACTAGAGTTTGTTTCCGGTGGCAACTCTGCTAATTACAACTGGTTTATGTCAACGAAGGATATCGGAAGAATCAATAATCTGCGGTTGGGTGAATCAATATTTCTGGGCCGTGAGACCCTCAATCGTGAACCCATTCCCGGATTGTTTACGGATGCATTTGTTCTGGTTGCAGAAGTGATTGAATCAAAAATAAAGCCTTCCCTTCCCTCTGGAGAGGTGGGTCAGGATGCTTTTGGTAATATCCCAGAGTTTCGGGATTACGGCCCAATGAATAGAGCTATCCTGGGGATTGGCTTACAGGACGTCCCAGTTTCCGGATTGACTCCCCGATTGGATGTTGATATCCTGGGGGCAAGTAGTGATCATCTCATTATTAATTCAAAAAAATTGGAAATAAAAGTAGGGCACGAATTGGAATTCGATCTGAATTACGGAGCGTTGCTTGCAGCCATGACTTCACCGTACATAATAAAGGAACACGTGGCTTTATGA
- a CDS encoding RNA polymerase sigma factor, which translates to MQENEIVKKCQEGDVQAFRALFDRYAVPLLNTGVRMLHNKHDAEDAVQITFVKLYKNIKRFRYESKFSTYLFRIHIRVCLDMVKKNKRARMQILEENSIKTEPDYELKMQIDDAIEKLPPQQKACFILYAVEGFKQQEIAEVMNLSTGSVKSNIFHARVKLRKKILADDNGSVK; encoded by the coding sequence ATGCAGGAAAATGAAATTGTAAAAAAATGTCAGGAAGGAGATGTTCAGGCGTTCCGTGCACTGTTTGACAGGTATGCAGTGCCTCTGTTAAATACAGGAGTTCGCATGCTTCACAATAAGCATGATGCGGAAGATGCTGTTCAGATTACTTTTGTTAAGCTGTACAAAAATATAAAAAGATTTCGGTATGAATCAAAATTTAGTACATATCTATTCAGAATACACATAAGGGTCTGCCTTGATATGGTTAAAAAGAATAAAAGAGCGAGAATGCAGATTTTAGAAGAAAATTCAATCAAAACAGAGCCTGATTATGAGTTAAAGATGCAGATTGACGATGCAATAGAAAAGCTTCCTCCTCAGCAGAAAGCCTGTTTTATTCTTTATGCTGTTGAAGGATTTAAACAGCAGGAGATTGCAGAAGTGATGAATCTTTCAACAGGAAGCGTAAAATCAAATATTTTTCATGCAAGGGTAAAGCTGCGAAAAAAAATTTTGGCAGACGACAACGGGAGTGTCAAATGA